The following is a genomic window from Thioclava electrotropha.
TCGCCATGCCCGGAGCCACGATCTCCAAGGGCAGCATGACGTTCTCGATGATCGATCGCCATTCCAGCATCACCGGGTTCTGGAACGCCATGCCGACGGTTTTGCGCGGGCTGGTGACCTTCTCGCCATGCAGCCAGACCTCGCCCTGATCGGGCTTCATTAAGCCCGCCACGAGACGGGTGAGGGTGGATTTCCCGCAGCCCGAGGGGCCGACCACGGCGCAGAACTCGCCCTGCGGCACGCGGATGTCGAGATGGTCGAGCACGGGCAGGGGGCCATGCTTGGTTTGATAGGCGTGGGTCACGCCGCGAATGTCGATGAGGTTTTCCATGAGGGTCCGGCGCGAGAAGGCAGAGAAAAGGGGCGGGCGCGTCTGCGGCGCCCGCCCCCGAGACGGTGACGGATCAGTCGATCTTCAGCTCTGCCGCGTCGGGCAGGTATTCGCTGTCGAAATAGAGCGCCGCGTCAGGCGTGTTCTGGAACTCGTAGACGGTCTTCGTCTGCTCGATCGCGGTGGCCATGCGGTCCGCGTCGATCCCGCCTATGCCGTTTTCCTTGACGTAATCGGTCAGGACGTTGGCATCGATCGCCATCTGCAGGCGCTCGGTCTCCAGATCCTTGTCGGCGGCGGGGTTGCGCTTGAGAAGCGCTTCCACGGCCTTGCCCGGATCGGCGACGGCGGCTTTCCAGCCTTCGGCGGTCGCTTTGATGAAGCCCGTGATCTCTTCGGGATGGGCTTTCGCGTAATCGGTGTTCACGATGATCGCGTTGCCGTACAGCGCCACGCCGTAATCGGCCATCAGCAGGATCGACTGGTCATCCATGCCGACACCGAGGCGCTTGAGGTTGAGCGTCGAGGAGAAGGAGAAGCCGGTGACCGCATCGACCTTGCCCTCGGCCAGCATCGGCTCGCGCGTGGGGAAGCCGACGGGCTCGACCTTGATCTTGTCCATGTCGAGGCCGGTCTCCTTGGCGAAGATCGGGAACTGCGCCCAGGCGCCATCCGGCGGCGGCGCGCCCAGCACCTTGCCTTCGAGGTCTTTGGGCTCGTTCACGCCCAGCGACTTGCGGCCGACCACGGCGAAGGGCGGCTTGTCATAGACCATCATCACCGCGGTGACGGGTGCGCCGGGGTTCTGGTCGAGGAATTTCATCAGCGAGTTGATATCGGCGAAGCCCACCGGGTAGGCGCCGGTCGCCACTTTCGGAATCGCGTCGAGCGAGCCCTTGCCCTCTGCGATCTCCACGTCGAGCCCGGCCTCGCCGTAATAGCCCTCGTCCACGGCGAGGAAATAGGGCGCCGAGGGGCCTTCGAATTTCCAGTCCAGCGCGAAAGGCATCTTGGTTTCGGCCTGTGCCAGCGTGGCCGAGAGGCCAAGCGCGAGCGCCGCGAAAAGCCCCGGTTTGATGTGCAGCATGATATCCCTCACTTCGTTAATCCGTTTTCGCCCCGATCCTGACCGGCGGCGCGCGGGGGTAAACTCAAACCGCGCGCGCCATGCGAGCAGGCGAGGCGCTCACGGTTTCGTGATTAAGTTTTGGGCGGTGTGCTGCGAGAATGCAAGAAAATTAGGCGCGGCATCAGCGGGCGCTCAGAGCAAAATCTCGAGGGGCAGAAACCCGTTCGCGTCGACCGGTCCGTGAGACGCACGCAGCCCCGCCTGTTTCAGTTCGGAGAGATACGCCCCGGCACCGGGACCCGTATGGTAGAGCGCACGCGCGCCAGGCAGGGGAGAGAACCGCCAGATCGGTGGGGCGTCGAGATGCAGCGGCCCCACTTGTGCGTCGATCTCTTCGAGCAGCAGATCGCGCACCAGCACCGGCTCCGGATCGATTGGAACGGGACGGCCCCGCCGCTTGAAGCCGCCGCCGCCCGACAGGCGGAAATCATTGCTGACGACGATGAAGCGGTCGGTGTTGCTGATCCGGGCGCCCTCATGGCGCAGGTCGCGGATGCGGCCGGGCGCGGCGGGGCGCAGGCTGCCATCGGGGCGGAAACGCGGGGGTTGAGAGAGGTCGATCTTGTAGGTGATCCCCGAGATCACATCGAAATGGTAGCTCGCGAAGCTGAGGTCGCAGAGCATCCGCAACTGCCCATCGGGATGCTGCTGGTTGTAGATCGAGGCCGCCTGTTCGAGCCAGTCGCGCAGCTCCGCGCCGTTCAGCTCCACCCCGCCGACCGTATTATTGAACAGGTAGATGTCGTCGACATGGCTCATCCGCAGCGGGCCGGGGGGGATGTCGATGAAATGGGCCGAGCCCGCCGCGCCGCCCGATTTGAAGCTCGACGCGGCACCGAGGAGGGGCAAATCCGCCTCGGGGCGACCGGCGAGCCGTTCGCGGGCGAAGCGCCGTTTCGCCGCGCTGATCAGCGCGAGCGTCCGGTCCGGTGCGATCTGCGTGAAATAGCTGTGCAGCGGCTCCGCAGTGGTGCCGATGGGGCGGCGGATGTGATCGAGCGTGCGGCGATGGGCACGGTCGGAGGCGGCAAGCACCGCCGCGCTGTCCGGCCCGGTCTCCTGCTGCGCCGGGCGCAGTTCCGCCCGATGCGCTGCGAGTTTCCAGCCGTCCTGCGCCTGCTCCAGCACGAGGTCGAGCACCCCCAGATGTGTCCCGCGCGCGCCCGCATTGAGTGCGGGCTTGCCGTGAAGCGTGCCGAGAACGGGGTCGATCCCCGCGAAAGCCGGCCGTGTGGCATCGGGAAAGCCGTGGTGGTCATGCCCGGCGAGCACGATATCGACCCCGTCGAGCCGCGCGATCGAGAGCGCCGCCCGTTCGGCAGAGTTTTCGGGGTCTTGCGATTCCTCGTCCAGCGGCAGCGGCGAAATCCCGGTATGGGCGAGGGCGACGACAAGATCGGCCCCTGACGCGTGGATCATGCGCAGTTGCGCCTCCGTCGCCTCCAGGAGCGAAGAGGTCGAAAGCTCGGCCCCGGGGCGGGTCTCGAGCCAAGCGAGGCTAGGGGGCGGCAGCACGCCGATCACCGCAATGCGCAGGGTCCGCTCTATGCCGTGACTGTCGAGCAGGCTGCGTTCGAGCATCGCCCAAGGCCGGATCGGCGTGCCGATGGAGGCGCTCAGATTGGCGCAGAGCATCGGAAACTTCGCCGCTTCCAGCGCTTGAGCGAGCGGCCCGATCCCGAAATCGAACTCATGATTGCCAAGCGCCGCCGCGTCGTAGCCCAGAGCGTTCATCGCCGCGATCATCGGGTTCTCGCCGTCGTGGCTGCCTGCGATCTTGCATGGCTCGCTCCAGAGCTGCGTCAA
Proteins encoded in this region:
- a CDS encoding ABC transporter substrate-binding protein, whose product is MLHIKPGLFAALALGLSATLAQAETKMPFALDWKFEGPSAPYFLAVDEGYYGEAGLDVEIAEGKGSLDAIPKVATGAYPVGFADINSLMKFLDQNPGAPVTAVMMVYDKPPFAVVGRKSLGVNEPKDLEGKVLGAPPPDGAWAQFPIFAKETGLDMDKIKVEPVGFPTREPMLAEGKVDAVTGFSFSSTLNLKRLGVGMDDQSILLMADYGVALYGNAIIVNTDYAKAHPEEITGFIKATAEGWKAAVADPGKAVEALLKRNPAADKDLETERLQMAIDANVLTDYVKENGIGGIDADRMATAIEQTKTVYEFQNTPDAALYFDSEYLPDAAELKID
- a CDS encoding 5'-nucleotidase C-terminal domain-containing protein, with the translated sequence MGKLSDRDWPGQFSDQRVTLALRLLETTDLHGQARGYDYFNDRPAPRRGLAALASEIAQARSEAPNCLLFDCGDFLQGTPLTQLWSEPCKIAGSHDGENPMIAAMNALGYDAAALGNHEFDFGIGPLAQALEAAKFPMLCANLSASIGTPIRPWAMLERSLLDSHGIERTLRIAVIGVLPPPSLAWLETRPGAELSTSSLLEATEAQLRMIHASGADLVVALAHTGISPLPLDEESQDPENSAERAALSIARLDGVDIVLAGHDHHGFPDATRPAFAGIDPVLGTLHGKPALNAGARGTHLGVLDLVLEQAQDGWKLAAHRAELRPAQQETGPDSAAVLAASDRAHRRTLDHIRRPIGTTAEPLHSYFTQIAPDRTLALISAAKRRFARERLAGRPEADLPLLGAASSFKSGGAAGSAHFIDIPPGPLRMSHVDDIYLFNNTVGGVELNGAELRDWLEQAASIYNQQHPDGQLRMLCDLSFASYHFDVISGITYKIDLSQPPRFRPDGSLRPAAPGRIRDLRHEGARISNTDRFIVVSNDFRLSGGGGFKRRGRPVPIDPEPVLVRDLLLEEIDAQVGPLHLDAPPIWRFSPLPGARALYHTGPGAGAYLSELKQAGLRASHGPVDANGFLPLEILL